TCAGCCACGCCATAATCCAGGCGACGAAAGCCGCCCCCTGCCGCAATCAATTCGAGAGCCTGAACGATGACGTCGCCTTCGACACAACCGCCGCTGACGGAGCCTTCGAAAATTCCGTCGTCGCGGATCACCAGATGGGATCCCGCCCGCCGAGGCGCCGACCCCCAGGTCTCGATCACTGTGGCAAGCGCGACATGACGGCCCGCCGCAAGCCATAGCGCCGCGGCATCTATCACGACATCCAGGTCATCCGCTGCCTCAGCCATGATCCCATTCTGATCCAAAAAATGCTGAACTTAAAGGATTACGGCCGGAGCGTCCGAAAAATCGGATGCTCCGGCCGTATCCATTCAATGCACCACCGGCTTCATGCCGGCAGAGGAGGGGAGATCCCAGGCCAATCTCGACAGACCAACCCAAGATCCTCCGATCAGCTTTAGAAACGGAAGCTGGTCTTTACTCCGTAGGTGCGTGGCATGGCCGCATACCGAACCGCCGTATCGTACAGGAACGCTACGTTGTTCCAGTAATATTCGTTGGTCAGATTCTTCACCCAGAACTGGACCTGCCATGCATTGTCCGCATCCTGAAGTGCAATGCGAGCATCAACGGTGGTAAACGGCTTGATGTAGGTTACCGCCTTCGTCACCGCATCATGACCGATCGCAGCCTGCGTGCTGCTGTTATAGGTCAGGCTGGCACCCAAATTCACTGCCAGGCTGGCGCCAAGCGGAACGGTATAGTCGGCGTTTGCACTCGCATTCCATTTCGGAGCGAATGGCACCCGGTCGCCGGCAAAGTCAGTAAATACCGAGTCGGAATTCAGACCGGAGTATTTTTTGATCTTCGCGTCGACATAGGTCACCGCGCCACTGAGGTTGAGGCCATCGACCGGCCGCCATACGATGGCCAGCTCACCGCCCTTGACGGTGGACTTAGGCACGTTGTCGAGTGCGAACACGGTGCCGAAAGGCGGCTGATCGAAGAAGCCCATCAGCTGCTTGTTGCGGTAGTCATAGTAGAAGCCAGCACCGGTGAGCAGCACCGAGCGGTCGAACAGCTCCTGCTTGAAACCCGCTTCGTAGGCAATGACCGATTCCTGAACGACCGGACGATATTGACTGACAGTCGCCGCCGAAATCGTTGGGAAGCTGCCTGCCTTATAGCCCTTGGTCACGTTCGCGTAAAATAGCGAACCAGCCACCGGCTTGAAGTCGACGCCAACCTTCCAGGACAGATTATCCTCATTGAGGTTGGTATCGCCGAGGATGCTCTCAAAGGCATCCGGCCGTTGCCCATTCTCTACACCGATAAGTGGATTGCCGTTGGCATCCGTCAGCGGGTCGATCGCACTGGTGCAGTCACCCGGCTGCAGGGGGGTCGATGCTCCCAGGCCCACCAGGGATCTGGCGAACGTGTGGATAATGTCGAACAGCCTGCGAAAGGTGTCGTCGCCATGTATCGGGTCGAAATTATTATCAAAGGTACAGCCGACGAAATGGCGCTTGCTGTTCGTATAGCGAAGGCCACCCTTCACCGTGATGGTGTCTGTCACATCGAAATCGACGTTTCCAAAGAACGCATAATTTTCGATCGTCTGCCGGCTGAAATCCGATGCTCTGGAAAATGGCACCGGCAGCAAAGTGCTCGTCCCGTCTATCTGAGAGAAATTCGAGACGATGCTATCTCCATTTGAAAGCTTGCTTAGCTCATAGACTTTGCTGTGCTGATAATTAGCACCGACGGTGACCCGCATGCGCGATGCGGCGTCGTTCGACAGGCGCAATTCCTGGTTGAAGTCACGAATATATCCGTCGTTGGCGACATAATCATAGTCTTGCACCGCAGTGCCGTCATCCGCCGCCCGGCTATTACGCTTATAGTCCGAATAAGAAGTGATCGAGGTCAGGGTCAGATTATCGGTCACGTCATAGTCGGTACGCAGCGCGGCATTATACATTCTGTCGTCACGGAAAGGTTCAGCATCCGCGGACCAATCGGCGGCGCGCGCCTTGCGCGGCGCATATGGCGTCACCAATGTACCCGTTTCGAAATTATAAAGCTGAGGGCTCAAAAATTGCTCCTGCCCCGCCGTGGCAGGACGCAGGAAGATGTACTGCCCGATCTGCGGCTCGCTGCCGTCATGCCAACCACTCAGGCTGGCCATGAAACTGAGTCTATCGGTGGGCTTCCAGTCTAGAGTGATACGGCCAGCGAATTCCCGCCGCTTCCCGAACTCGTCACCTGGACGAGAGAAGTAATTTTTCTGCCACGATCCCGCATAAGTGCTGCGGCCAGCGAGCCGTATATTGAGCGTGTCGGTCACAGGTCCACTGATGAAAGCTTCGCCTTCAACCGTGCTAAATCGTCCATAGCCAAGGCTGAACCCGCTCGTCAGAGTGTCGGTCGGCTTGTTGGCGATGTAGTTGATCGCGCCGCCGGTGGAATTCTGGCCGAACAGAATGCCCTGCGGACCTTTCAGTACCTCAACACGCTCCATGTCCAAACCGACCCCGATGCCGGGCAGCGCGGAGAAGCTGAGAGGCGCCTGGTCGACATAAACGCTAACCGCAGGCGATGCCGCCAGAGCGGTATCGAAATAGCCGACGCCACGCAGCGTGAACACCGGGGTGCCGAATGCCGACCGCGCATAGGTCAGACCCGGGACGGCCTTGGTCAAATCCTGGACGCTGCTGATACCCTGCTTGACGAGCTGATCGCCACTGACCGCCGCAATCGTGAGGCCGACCTTGTTGATCGATTCAGCGCGCTTGCTGGCGGTGACGATGATCTCGCCGGCACCCAGACTTTCACTCTGCGGCGCTTCGGCGGCTGCGGATTGGGCAGCAGGCTGCTCCGCCGGAGCCTCGCTCTGGGCGAATGCGGGCGAACAGAAGCAAAGAAGCGCGACGCCCGATGCGTATAAGTTAATGCCGTGCCGTTTCGTTGTGCTTTCTGGTCTGACAATCATAACCATCCCTCCCTAGATATGACCGAAGTATCGTTTCGCGCTCTTAAACATTTTTTCTTCGGTCGCGTTGAAAAACTATCCGTGTCTCCTGCCCACTTCACTCCGGTGTCAGGACAATTATTTCGTTTCTATTCGGCAGACTGCCGCTCCAACAGCAGCATCATCACCTTCAGAAACCAATATTTCAATGAGAGTTCCATCGCACGGGGCTTCCACCTCGGACGTCACCTTTTCGGTTTCCACCTCATAAAGGATGTCACCGAGAGCAAAGTCTGCGCCCAGCTGTACGTGCCAGCGAGCGATCGTGCCTTCTTCCATGTTCATGCCAAACATCGGCAACTTAAGCGACATCTTCATGCAACGTCTCCATCGCGTACAGCCGCGCGGATCGCAGCCTCAACCATAGCCTCATCAGGGATCACCGCATTTTCGAGATGGGGCGCGAACGGGATCGCCACATCCTGCACGGTGTCCCGGCGCACGGGACCACGCAACGAAGCAAAACCCTGTTCGGCGACGATAGCGGCAATTTCACTTGCGGCGCTGCATGTAGCACGCGCCTCATCGAGGATTACTAGGCGCCCGGTCTTGCGAACCGAGGCCAGGATCAGCTCCTTATCGAGCGGGAAGAGCGTCATCGGATCGACAACTTCGACCTCGATCCCCTCTTCGGACAATGTCGCCGCTGCGCGCATTGCATGACGCACCATCACACCGATCGCGACCACCGTGACATCGCGACCCTCGCGCTTCACCGATCCCTTGCCGAGCGGCACGACATGATCGCCATCGGGCACTTCTCCTTGCTCGCCGCCGCGGCGGGTGGGCAGCAGGAAGAGGACCGGATTATCCTCGCGGATGCTGGCCTTCATCAGACCCTTGGCGTCGGCTGGCGTGCTGGGGATCACGACCTTGATGCCGCCAAGGTTCATGACGCCTGGATAGGGTGCATCGGAATGCTGCGCGCCAGATGAGCGGCCGGCACCGGTAGATGCCAGGTAAACGAGCGGCAGCTTGAGCTGGCCCGCCGTCATATAGCGAAGCTTGGCGGCCTGGTTCGCGATGGAGTCAAAGCCGGTGTAGAGGAAGTTGCCATACATCATGTGGCAGATCGGGCGATAGCCGGCCGCTGCCATCCCAACCGCCATACCGGTCATGACAACCTCGGAGATTGGCGTGTTGATCACCCGCTTGCCCCCGAACTTGTCGAAGAGGCCGCGTGTATCGCCGAACAAGCCGATCCTGACATCCTCGCCATAGAGGATCACACGATCGTCGCGCTCCATTTCTTCATGAAGCGCTTCGTTGACAGCATGGATGAGGCGCCGCTTAGCCATTGGCGAACATATCCTCAAAAGCACGGGAGACAGGGGGAAGAGGATCATTCAAAGCATCGGTGATGGCGCTTTCGGTAACGCCCTCGACCCTGGCCCGGATAGCGGCCACGTCCTTTTCCAGATCCTCGGAGACGAGAAATTCTTCCAGCCGGCTAATCGGATCGCGCTGCTTCCAGCTCTCGACTTCTTCCTGGGTGCGATAAGGCGCTGCAAGGAAGCTTTCTTCGGATTCGACATGAGTCCGCCAGCGATAGGTACGAGCCTCGATGAGCGTGGCCCCTTCGCCTGAGCGCGCCCGCGCAACCGCCTCGCCAACGACCCGCCATACGGCGTGGACGTCATTGCCGTCGACCAGCGCGCCGGGCATGCCAAACGGTTCGGCGCGGCGCCAGATATCGCCAGCGTTCACCGTCTCATAAGGGGAGAATTGAGAAAATCCGTTATTCTCGCAGACCAGCAACAGTGGAAGCTTCCACAGGGCGGCGATGTTCAGCGCCTCGGAAATGACGCCCTGGCTGGACGCACCGTCACCGAAAAACACCACGGCAACCCGGCCCTCGCCGTCAAGCTGCGCGCCGAGTGCCGCACCGACCGCGAGCCCTACGCCACCGCCGACAATGCCGTTGGCGCCCAATATGCCCTTCGAGACGTCGGCAACATGCATCGAGCCGCCCTTGCCGTGGCAAATGCCGGTCTCTTTGCCCATGAGCTCCGCCGCCATAGCGCGCGGATCTCCGCCCTTCGCCAGGAAGTGACCGTGCCCGCGATGAGTGCTGGCAACCCAGTCGCTGTCGTCAAGATGTGCGCAGACGCCGGTGGCCACCGCTTCCTGGCCAATATAAAGATGCACATTGCCAGGAAGTTCGCCGGCTTTCCCGAGGTCACCAAGCCGCTCCTCCATCCTGCGGATAAGCAGCATGCGCTCAAAAAGCCGTAATGACCGTTGAAGGTCCGGACCATTCATAAGGACGCCTCCGTGGGCTGAGCCTGCGCAACCAGGCGATCACGCAGGATATTCTTCTGGACTTTGCCCGAAGCCGTGCGCGGAAACGCGTCGACCATCTCCACGCGCTCCGGCCATTTCTGTCGCGCTAGCCCTTGCTCCCCGAGGAAGCTGCCAATGTCGGCGACGGAAACGGGCGCATCCGCAATCACATAGGCGCAGACCCCTTCACCCAGCCTTTCATGCGGCATCGCCACCACTGCGACGTCGGTGATTGCAGGATAGCGATGCAGCGCATCTTCGATTTCCTGAGGGCTGATATTCTCGCCCCCGCGCACGATAACATCCTTTTTACGGCCGCTCACCGCCAGGAAATCGCCAAATTCGATCCGTCCGAGATCACCCGTGCGGAAGAAGCCGTCCTGATCGAACGCATCGTCCGTCAGCGCTTGATCGGTATAGCCCAGCATCACCTCCGGGCCGCGAACAAGGATCTCTCCTTCCGCCCCCTCGCCCAGCAACGCTCCCGTCGCTTCGTCGATGATCCGCACTTCATTGTTGACGATGCGCCCGTCCGTGGTCGCGCCAAGCTCAAGCTCTTCGACGCCCCGGACACCCAGCGTGACCGTTGGCGCCTCGCTGCTTCCGAAGGCGCGCGATATGGCGCACCCCGGGATCGCCTGCGCCGCCCGGCGCACAAGTTCCGGCGCAACCGGCGCCCCGCCGCAGATAAACAAACGCATCGTGGGGAGCAGAGCCCCGGCCGACACGACCGTATCCGTAAGTTCCCTGAGGAAGGGAGTTGCGCCAACGCTCATCGTTACGCCGTGCCGCTTGATCAGCTCGACCGCCTCAGAGGCGTCCCATCGCTCCATCAACACCGCGGCACAGCCGGTGACGAAACCCATTTCGAGCGCGTAAAGATAGCCGGTTATATGCGTAACCGGCGAGGGCATCAGCACCACATCGCTCGCACCAAGGCCCCAATAGTCCCGAGCGGCAAGGAGCTCGGCCATTAAGCTATTGTGGCTGTGCAGAACGCCCTTGGGATGGCTTGTCGTGCCCGATGTATAGAGCAGCAGCTTGACGGCATTGGGATCGGGATGGCCGCTTGCCACGTCAGGCGCGTTTGAAGCGAGAAGCTCCTCATAACCAAGACAGCCCTCCGCCTCACCCCGGACGGTAACGATGGTGGCAAGATCGGGAAGGCCCGCCTGAAGCGCGCGCGCCATATTGACATAATCGAAGCCACGGAAGCTCGTCGGCACGAACAGAATCTTAGCACGGCCGTCGCGCAGGATGTAGCCGACCTCCGCCTCGCGATAGATTGGGATGATGGGATTGCAGACAAAGCCGCCGATACAACAAGCCAGGTTGATTACCGCGGTTTCGAGCCAGTTGGGAAGCTGGAAGCTTACCACATCGCCCGGAACTAGGCCACGCGTGGCAAGTACCGCAGCAATCTTTCTTGCCTTGGTAACAAGATTACCCAGATAAAGCGAGCGATCGCCCTCAATAAATGCGAGCATGTCAGGCTTTTCGATCACCAGACGCGCAGCGATATCGGCGATCGACTCATTCCGCCATGCGCCTGAAGCTGTGTAGTTGTCGATCATCGCGTCGTTCAGACGGGTGATCCAACCGCTCACGTCCTTTCGCACGTCTATCCCCTCACTCGCGAAACACACCGACCACGAGCTTTCCCGATTCGTCTTCCGTACATGGGAAACTAGCCTGCCAACCCGCTCACGCAGGCCCCTGGCAGCATCCGATCCATCCGTTCAGCATTTCCGGCCGGATGGCCCCAACTTGCACGGCGCTTATCGTCTCTGCGTCTGTTTGAAACTTTAGGTTACCGTTTGGGCATTTGTCAATAGCCCTATGCGCCACAAACATCGCCAAAAAGAAGCTACGTAACGACCAATTCCCAACTCCTGCCCGCCGGCCACAATGCTGCAAGCGCACATGCAACAACTCACAGAGTAAGGACCTCTTCCAGCGGCGGCGCGTATTCAGCGCGCACCGCCGTCAGCTGGAGCGAAGCATCCGCCTATGCACTTGACCAGCCGGTCATTTTTTAGCATTCACGACCATTGGCATCGGCGCCAAGGCGCTTGGTTATGAAAGAAGGGAATGAGGTGACGACCCCGCGTAAGAAAACGCAGACCGACACTCCGCGGTTGCCGCGCGCCGAACGCGAGCGGCTTATCGTGGAAGGCGCCGTGCAATTCTTCGCGGAAGTAGGGTTTGGTGGTGACACACGCGAGCTAGCGAAGCGGCTGAACATCACGCACCCTTTGTTATTTCGCTATTTTGCCAGCAAGAACGCACTGATTGAACGCGTGTATCAGGAAGTATTCATCGGCCGGTGGAATCCATACTGGGAAATTGTAATCAGCAACCGCAATGTTCCGTTGCGAGAGCGGCTGGTAAATGTATACCAGGCGCTCGCCCAGACAGTGCTTAATTATGACTGGGTCCGCCTATTCATGTTCGCAGGTCTTAAGGGATCCGACATAAACGGTCGCTGGTATTCTTTCATGCAAGAACATCTCGTCAGGCCGGTTTGCGCCGAATTTCGTCACGATCTTGGCCTGCCTACGATTGAAGAGATGCCTCTCACACAGAACGAATCCGAACTCGTGCTTGGCGTCAATTCGCGCATCTTTTATCTCGGCGTCCGGAAATTCATATATGGGGTCGACACGCCTGAAAACGTCGATGCCTGGGTAGAGATGGAAATTATTCTGTTTCTGGATGGGGTCGTCAACATTTATCCCGGGCTGGTGGCTCCTCCCCAGCGCCGCGTCCGCAAGCCACGACTGGCCAGGGCCACCAAAAAAGGCTCTGTTGCAAAGATTGGCGGCAGTCAGAGGTAGGCTGTCGCTCTGCGCCGATCAGGCGGCTGCTGCGAAATGGTGGTTGAGCATGCCCATGGCCTCCGTCAGCGCCGAGGGCCCAATGCCAAAAGCTCTCTCCACAAGGCGCACCTCGCCCCTGATGCCGGGCTGCAGGCACCAGGGGCGAGCCTGTCCTTTGCGCAGGGCTCGCATGACTTCGAATCCCTTGATCGTGGCATAGGCCGTGGGGATCGATTTGAAACCGCGCACCGGCTTGATCAGTATCTTGAGCTTTCCGTGATCGGCCTCGATCACGTTATTGAGATACTTCACCTGCCGGTGGGCCGTCTCCCGGTCCAGCTTTCCTTCGCGCTTCAATTCGGTGATCGCTGCACCATAGCTCGGCGCTTTGTCGGTATTGAGCGTGGCAGGCTTTTCCCAGTGCTTCAGGCCTCGCAGGGCCTTGCCCAGGAACCGCTTCGCTGCCTTGGCGCTGCGGGTCGGCGACAGGTAGAAATCGATCGTGTCGCCCCGCTTGTCGACTGCCCGGTACAGGTAGGTCCACTTGCCCCGCACCTTGACGTAGGTTTCATCCAGGCGCCAGCTCGGATCAAAGCCACGCCGCCAGAACCAGCGCAGCCGCTTCTCCATCTCCGGGGCGTAGCACTGGACCCAGCGATAGATCGTCGTATGGTCGACCGAAATGCCGCGTTCCGCCAGCATTTCCTCAAGGTCGCGATAGCTGATCGGATAGCGACAATACCAGCGCACCGCCCACAGGATCACATCACCCTGGAAATGGCGCCACTTGAAATCCGTCATCGTTCCGTCCGTCCAATCTCCGCCAAGCATGCTCAAGCTTCACGATTTTTGCAACAGAGCCGATCGGAGTATTCCGGGCGGGGATTTGATCGGACGATGGAGCCTGAGCTTTGCCGATATTGATTTTGTAAATTCGAAGCCGGCCCTGACGCGCCTTGGCCTCGCCGCACAGCTGAAATTCTTCGCTTCCCTGGGGTTTTTCGCGATCGATCCCGGCTCAATCCCTACCGATGGCCTCTCGTATCTGGCCGAGCAACTCGGTGTCGAGGCTGGCGAGATAGCCGGTTATGACTTTTCCAGTCGGACAGCACGACGGCATTGTGCGGAGATCCTGATCCATCTTGGATATCACCGCATGAAGCGGGTGGATCGCGCGCAATTGACGGAATGGATTGCTGGCGAGCTGTGCCCGGGCGGCCAGTCGATCAATGCCATGCTTGAGCATGTTTTCCTGTGGTGCCGGGACCGGCGTATTTATGGGCCGTCGCGCAAGGAGCTTGAACGTGTCGTTCGCTCACAACGGCAAGATTATCTGGACACCTGGCTGATCGGAGCCAGTGATCGGCTTTCGTCAGATGCGGTGGCGTTATTGGAAGCCTCGCTTGCCGATCCGGACAGCTCGACCGGATTCAACAGGATGAAGGGTGACGCCGGACAGGCAACGCTCGACAACATTCTCGACGTGACCGAGAAACTCGCCTTTATCCAGAGACTTGATCTTCCCCATGATCTCCTGACGGCTACGGGCAAGCCATGGGTCGATCAGATTGTTCGCCGCGTTGCCGGTGAAAAGGCCTCGGAGATGCGCCGGCATGCGCCGGCGCGACAGCTCGGCCTTTATGCGATTTATCTAATGTCGCGGGAGGCGCAACTCACTGACGCGATGATCGACCTGCTGATCGAAACCGTTCACAAGATCGGAACGCGCTCGAAACGCAAGGTGGTGGGCGATATCGCGAAAGACATCGAGCGGGTCTATGGAAAGGAGCGCCTGCTGGTCGAGATCGCCAGCGCCTCGATCAATGAACCATCGGGGCGCATCTGCGATGTCATTTTCCCGATCGCCGGTAAGGCCAAGCTGGCGGCGATCGTCAAGGAGAGCCATGCGAAGGGCGCTCTGGACCGGCGCATCTACAAGGTGATGCGTGGTTCCTGGGCCAATCATTACCGGCGCATGCTGCCAAGCCTGCTTTCCGTACTTGAGTTCCGGTCGAACAACGCGGTGTGGCGGCCGGTCCTGGCGGCCCTCGACTGGATCAGGAGCAAGGTGGATGGCGGATGCCGCTTCGTGCCATTGCAGGATGTTCCGATCGATGAGGTGATTCCAGCGCGATGGCGCAGTTCCGTCATTGATGACGATGGGCGGGTAAACCGGATCAGCTATGAGCTTTGCGTCCTGACGCAACTGCGCGACCGCATCCGCTCCAAAGAAATCTGGGTGGTCGGGGCGGATCGCTATCGCAATCCCGATGACGATCTTCCCAAGGACTTCGAGATCAGGCGAGATGCGTACTATTCCGGCCTCAGCCTGACGCCAGATGCGCAGGCGTTTTGCGCCTCGATCCGGGAGGAGCTTGAACGGGAACTGTTGCTCCTCAATGCCAATATTCCACAAAACGACAAGGTCCGGCTCCTGTGGCGCGGCGACAACCGGATATCGATTACACCGTTCAAGCCCTTGCCCGAACCGAAGGGTCTCGCTTCGATCAAAAGCGAGATCGGTCAGCGCTGGCCGATGACCGGACTGCTGGACGTGTTGAAAGAGGCTGCTCTGGACACGGGATTGATGGATGCTTTCGAAACGTCGGCCTCGCGGGTTACCCTGTCGAAAGCAGCCTTGGCTCAGCGTCTTTTGCTGTGTCTCTATGGCTTGGGCACGAACGCCGGGCTCAAGCGGGTCGCTGGCGCAACACCCGATGTCAGTTACGAGGAATTGCTGCATGTCCATCGCCGTTTCATCCACGCGCCAGCGCTGAGGGAGGCGTGCGCGCGGGTAGCAAACGCGACACTGGCAATCCGCAATGCCGCAGTATGGGGAGATGCGGGCACGGCATGCGCGTCCGATTCAACGAAGTTCGGCGCGTGGGACCGCAACCTGATGACGGAATGGCACGCCCGCTATGGCGGCCGTGGCGTCATGATCTACTGGCATGTGGAGAAGCGCGCGACCTGCGTTTATTCCCAGCTCAAGCGGTGCTCTTCCTCGGAGGTCGCCTCCATGATCGAAGGCGTGCTACGCCATTGCACCGACATGGAAATCCAGCGCCAGTACGTCGATAGCCACGGCCAGAGCGCAGTCGGCTTTGCGTTCTGCCGACTCCTTGGATTTGAGCTTGCCCCGCGGCTGAAAGCAGTGGCACGCCAGAAACTGGCCCTTCCCCAAGCCGGCATGCGCACGCGGCTTTCCAATTTACTGCCGATCCTCTCCAGCCCGATCGACTGGGACGAGATCGAGCAACAATATGACGAAATGGTCAAATATGCCGCTGCCATGCAATCGCGCACCGCCGATCCGGAAGCGATCCTGCTCCGGTTTGCCAGAGCCGAAGTGATGCACCCGACCTACAAGGCGCTGAGTGAACTCGGCCGCGCGGTCAAAACAATCTTCCTATGCCGGTATTTGCGTCAGGAGGCATTCCGCCGCGAGATCCACGAAGGGCTGAATGTGGTTGAGAACTGGAACGGCGCTAATGGTTTCGTGTTCTTCGGCAAGGGCGGCGAGATCGCCACCAACCGCATCCATGAGCAGGAAATCTCCGTTCTGGCGCTACACCTCCTGCAAGCGTCGCTGGTGTATGTGAACACCCGCATGCTTCAGACCGTACTGGTTGAGCTGTAGCGCGACGATTACGGTGTCCGGTCGGCGTCAATTTTGATGGCCGATAGGTGGCCGCGCCGGTTGGTGAATTCTGGCTACCATTTGCTGTTGCGAGGAGCAACCGTCGAGCGACAATTACGACGCTGGGTAATTGTCGCTGGCGCTGGCCGGAAGCGAGGGTTTGAAGCGCATGGGATGGTTGGCATGTAATTGCCGCTGGCGACAATTACCCGTTGCCTCAGCAAGGGTGCTCCCGAGCGCGAAGCCAGCGACAATTATGATGGCCGGTCCGGGGCGCCATTGGGCGGGTCGTAATCGCCGGCGTTGATGCGGGCGACGGCGGAACGCTTGCGGTAGCTTTCGCCGTTCATCTCGATGATGGTCGAGTGGTGCACGAGGCGGTCGATCGCGGCGACAGTCATGGCGGGATCAGGGAAGACGTTGTCCCATGCCGAAAATGGCTGGTTGGCGGTAATGGCGAGCGAGTGGCGTTCGTAGCGGTGGGCGATGAGCTCGAACAAGGCGCTGGTTTCGACCTGGTCCTTGCGGACGTAGGACAGATCGTCGAGCACGATGAGATCGAACTTGTCGAGCTTGTCGAGCATGGCGGGCAAGCTGAGGTCGCGGCGCGCGGACTGGAGCTTCTGGACCATGTCGGTGGTGGAGCAGAACAGGACGCGCCGCCCCGTGTCGATGAGGGCATGGCCAATGGCGGCAACTGCGTGCGTCTTGCCGGTCCCGCTCTGGCCGAACAGCAGCAGGTTGCCGCCGTTCTCGATCCAGTCGTCACCGGCGGCGAGGGACAAGAGGTGCGGTTTGCGGATGCCGGGGGCGGCGTCGAAATCGAAGGTGGCGAAGGTCTTGCCTGCGGGCAAGCCGGACTGGTCGCGATGGCGCTGGATGCGCCGGGAGGAGCGATCAGCCATCTCGATCTCGAGAAGCGAGGCCAGCAGGTTGGCGGCCGGCCAGCCATCGCGATCGGCGGTGTCGGTGAGGCGCTTCCAGTTGCGGTTGATGCTCGGCAGGCGCAAGGCCTTCAGCAGGGTAGGCAGTACGGCGGCGGCCTGATCCTTGGTGCGGGTCATCAGTGCACCTCCCCGCTGGCGATCAGGCTGTTGTAGCTGTGCAGATCGGGTGGCGGGATAGCGACATCGCGCTGCGATCTTGCGGTTGGCAGGAACTCGTCCCTGAGCGCATCGACATCGGGCAAGCGCCCGCTGTCGAGAGCCTCATCGATCCGCCGAGCCAGCACGTCGACACAGTCGCCCCTGGCGGCGATATCGAGCAGCGCGACGGCATCGCGGCAGGCCTGCCGTCCATCGAGTTGGGCATCGAAGGCTTGCCAGGCCCGCCGGTAGGCGTGATCGGGGAAGAGGGCTTCGCGGTAGACGAGGTTGCGCAGTGCACCGGGCTTGCGGCGCAGGTTACCGATCATGTGCCGGAAATCGATGCTATGCCCCCGGTGGGGATGACTGATCCGCACACGCGGCGTGGACATTACCCTGTCTGGACCGAGGAAGAGCTCGATGCGATCGTCAAAGAGATGCGCGTTGAGGCGCCGTCCGACGAGGCGGGAAGGCACCGAATAGGTAACCCGATCGATGGCGACGGTGCCGTTGCGGGTGACATCGACGGTGACCATGGCGAAATCGGTGGTTCGCCTTGCGGGCAGCGCCTTGAGTACCCTGCGTTCTGCATCGATGCGCGCAGCATGCCGCCGGTTCTGTCTGGCGACCTGCGCCTCAACGAACTCGCGCCAGGCCTCGATGCTGACGAAATCGCGGCTGCCCCGCCGGCGTAAGG
The sequence above is drawn from the Sphingobium indicum B90A genome and encodes:
- a CDS encoding TonB-dependent receptor; translated protein: MIVRPESTTKRHGINLYASGVALLCFCSPAFAQSEAPAEQPAAQSAAAEAPQSESLGAGEIIVTASKRAESINKVGLTIAAVSGDQLVKQGISSVQDLTKAVPGLTYARSAFGTPVFTLRGVGYFDTALAASPAVSVYVDQAPLSFSALPGIGVGLDMERVEVLKGPQGILFGQNSTGGAINYIANKPTDTLTSGFSLGYGRFSTVEGEAFISGPVTDTLNIRLAGRSTYAGSWQKNYFSRPGDEFGKRREFAGRITLDWKPTDRLSFMASLSGWHDGSEPQIGQYIFLRPATAGQEQFLSPQLYNFETGTLVTPYAPRKARAADWSADAEPFRDDRMYNAALRTDYDVTDNLTLTSITSYSDYKRNSRAADDGTAVQDYDYVANDGYIRDFNQELRLSNDAASRMRVTVGANYQHSKVYELSKLSNGDSIVSNFSQIDGTSTLLPVPFSRASDFSRQTIENYAFFGNVDFDVTDTITVKGGLRYTNSKRHFVGCTFDNNFDPIHGDDTFRRLFDIIHTFARSLVGLGASTPLQPGDCTSAIDPLTDANGNPLIGVENGQRPDAFESILGDTNLNEDNLSWKVGVDFKPVAGSLFYANVTKGYKAGSFPTISAATVSQYRPVVQESVIAYEAGFKQELFDRSVLLTGAGFYYDYRNKQLMGFFDQPPFGTVFALDNVPKSTVKGGELAIVWRPVDGLNLSGAVTYVDAKIKKYSGLNSDSVFTDFAGDRVPFAPKWNASANADYTVPLGASLAVNLGASLTYNSSTQAAIGHDAVTKAVTYIKPFTTVDARIALQDADNAWQVQFWVKNLTNEYYWNNVAFLYDTAVRYAAMPRTYGVKTSFRF
- a CDS encoding lipoyl domain-containing protein, translated to MKMSLKLPMFGMNMEEGTIARWHVQLGADFALGDILYEVETEKVTSEVEAPCDGTLIEILVSEGDDAAVGAAVCRIETK
- a CDS encoding alpha-ketoacid dehydrogenase subunit beta; its protein translation is MAKRRLIHAVNEALHEEMERDDRVILYGEDVRIGLFGDTRGLFDKFGGKRVINTPISEVVMTGMAVGMAAAGYRPICHMMYGNFLYTGFDSIANQAAKLRYMTAGQLKLPLVYLASTGAGRSSGAQHSDAPYPGVMNLGGIKVVIPSTPADAKGLMKASIREDNPVLFLLPTRRGGEQGEVPDGDHVVPLGKGSVKREGRDVTVVAIGVMVRHAMRAAATLSEEGIEVEVVDPMTLFPLDKELILASVRKTGRLVILDEARATCSAASEIAAIVAEQGFASLRGPVRRDTVQDVAIPFAPHLENAVIPDEAMVEAAIRAAVRDGDVA
- a CDS encoding thiamine pyrophosphate-dependent dehydrogenase E1 component subunit alpha, which encodes MNGPDLQRSLRLFERMLLIRRMEERLGDLGKAGELPGNVHLYIGQEAVATGVCAHLDDSDWVASTHRGHGHFLAKGGDPRAMAAELMGKETGICHGKGGSMHVADVSKGILGANGIVGGGVGLAVGAALGAQLDGEGRVAVVFFGDGASSQGVISEALNIAALWKLPLLLVCENNGFSQFSPYETVNAGDIWRRAEPFGMPGALVDGNDVHAVWRVVGEAVARARSGEGATLIEARTYRWRTHVESEESFLAAPYRTQEEVESWKQRDPISRLEEFLVSEDLEKDVAAIRARVEGVTESAITDALNDPLPPVSRAFEDMFANG
- a CDS encoding AMP-binding protein — encoded protein: MRKDVSGWITRLNDAMIDNYTASGAWRNESIADIAARLVIEKPDMLAFIEGDRSLYLGNLVTKARKIAAVLATRGLVPGDVVSFQLPNWLETAVINLACCIGGFVCNPIIPIYREAEVGYILRDGRAKILFVPTSFRGFDYVNMARALQAGLPDLATIVTVRGEAEGCLGYEELLASNAPDVASGHPDPNAVKLLLYTSGTTSHPKGVLHSHNSLMAELLAARDYWGLGASDVVLMPSPVTHITGYLYALEMGFVTGCAAVLMERWDASEAVELIKRHGVTMSVGATPFLRELTDTVVSAGALLPTMRLFICGGAPVAPELVRRAAQAIPGCAISRAFGSSEAPTVTLGVRGVEELELGATTDGRIVNNEVRIIDEATGALLGEGAEGEILVRGPEVMLGYTDQALTDDAFDQDGFFRTGDLGRIEFGDFLAVSGRKKDVIVRGGENISPQEIEDALHRYPAITDVAVVAMPHERLGEGVCAYVIADAPVSVADIGSFLGEQGLARQKWPERVEMVDAFPRTASGKVQKNILRDRLVAQAQPTEASL